From a region of the Coffea arabica cultivar ET-39 chromosome 3e, Coffea Arabica ET-39 HiFi, whole genome shotgun sequence genome:
- the LOC113737714 gene encoding F-box/kelch-repeat protein At3g23880-like: MDRHAEQPKRGKNTHKIQCPSSSTSNPESEAEEISISCHVPDEIITEILLRLPVEALLRFRCLSKSWLSLISNRKFIRSHLVISSNNDVFEHHRVIFAGPDESSLCPRSPLKQCSIHPELPKFLSEATDFYPSLELNDTSCPEILGSCEGLVFVSCSSYYLWNPSIKKSKRLPDLVPRECNFCLSKYVCGYDASIDDYKVFKISIEGTEAHDTIIEVYSLNTNSWRTIEGFKGDPYENSFCFVSSKLHWTTCPTFSSVAKIRCLDLTNDTYGEVEQPEFGDGNCFYWSLHALGGCFGLCCYHQGYYLGLDIWIMKEYSVKESWIKVVSVPLDDPRYGMK, encoded by the coding sequence ATGGACAGGCACGCTGAACAACCGAAGAGAGGCAAAAACACCCACAAGATACAGTGCCCGTCTTCTTCTACTTCGAATCCGGAATCCGAAGCAGAAGAAATCTCAATCAGTTGTCACGTGCCTGATGAAATCATCACCGAAATCCTCTTAAGGTTACCCGTTGAAGCCCTATTGAGGTTCAGGTGCCTTTCAAAATCTTGGCTTTCATTGATCTCAAACCGAAAGTTCATCAGATCCCATTTGGTTATATCCTCCAACAACGATGTATTTGAACACCACAGGGTCATTTTTGCTGGTCCTGACGAGTCCTCTCTCTGTCCAAGATCTCCCCTGAAACAGTGTTCTATCCACCCTGAATTACCTAAATTCCTAAGTGAGGCAACTGACTTTTATCCTTCCCTGGAACTCAACGACACCTCATGTCCAGAAATTTTGGGTTCTTGCGAAGGCTTGGTTTTTGTTTCATGTTCGAGTTATTATTTGTGGAACCCATCGATCAAAAAGTCCAAGAGATTGCCTGATTTGGTTCCTCGGGAATGTAATTTTTGTTTAAGCAAATATGTATGTGGGTATGATGCGTCTATTGATGATTACAAAgtatttaaaatttcaattgaGGGAACAGAGGCCCATGATACTATTATAGAGGTCTACAGTTTAAACACAAATTCTTGGAGAACTATTGAGGGTTTTAAGGGTGACCCTTATGAAAACAGTTTTTGTTTTGTGAGTTCGAAGCTGCATTGGACTACATGTCCCACATTTAGTAGTGTGGCAAAAATCCGGTGTCTCGATTTGACGAATGATACTTATGGAGAGGTGGAACAACCCGAATTTGGAGATGGGAATTGCTTTTATTGGAGCTTGCATGCTTTAGGAGGGTGCTTTGGTTTGTGTTGTTACCATCAAGGTTATTATTTAGGTCTTGATATTTGGATTATGAAAGAGTATAGCGTGAAAGAATCCTGGATTAAAGTGGTTTCTGTTCCTTTGGATGATCCTAGGTATGGTATGAAGTAG